CCGAACGGATTTTTTTTAtctactttcaaagttttattctTCTTTTAAACACTAAAAAAACATTTCACTCAGAGTGAGTACTTTACCATGTTGATAAGGCTGCACCTCAGTTTGAAAAATGAGTATGcaccaaattttaaaaatttgttaaaatattcaaaCAAATTGTTCTTCTGAAATGTGCCAATATGAAGAGTTGCATAACATAAAAGCATTCAccaataaatattacattacaATAACTAGTTTATATGGGACAAGATAGATAAATGAATActtacaaatttttttgcagTGTTCAAAGTAAAGATTTTATTGTGATACTGAATGCTTTCATGACTGTAAGATGAGTCAAAAATTGGTTTACTGAATTGTCTAGTCTCTCACATGTTCTAGTGTTCCCAAATTTTGCCATTCTTTCACTAAATGTTCTAGACAATGAATCATGTGGTGCTCAGGCTTCAGTGATTTTCTATCAACATAATGATATTAGTTTACCCGACCTTTCAGCCGAACTTTGTAAGATTTAAGCAGCTCAACAATATCACACCTAATCAATATTAATTCACTACAAGTATGTATGTTTTGTTACACCCAACTTACTCATGGCTAGTTTACAAATGCACCAACAAGAAATGATTGTTTTACCACGTCACTCGTTCACATTTCTTATTTATACCAATGAAATTTAAAGGCTTAACCTTTGAttaatttaacaataaaataaaacataatttgtATCTGCAATGTAAAAATGTCTTGAGTAAGCTTGCAATAATTATAAATTCTGTTGAAAAATATGCATATTCTCTCACTGGATGAATTTACATAAACTCTCACAAGTTGTTTATCCGGTATGACCTTATGACCCCGAATGATGATTCTGAAGAGTTACGTGGGTTTTTCCACCAGATTGGGTCCCTCCAAGTaagtaatacatgtaatttcTCATACTCTTAAAGTTACAACCCTCCTTTTGAAAGACTTACAAGAGAGGAACATACTTCACGCATCTACCAATTCAATCACCCAATGGTGAGCTAAGTGTTGCCCTAAATTCCTCTACATTAACGGTGGCCAACCAGTTAGAGGCTAATAGCCACAGTTTTTACTGTGTAATTCAAAGAGCCACATCATACACATAGACACATGAACTACCCTGGTCACTTCCCCTCGCTCTCATCCACAGAGGCTTCTGCTCTTCCAGATTTACTGTAAATGTCACACATCGACATGATAATGACAAAAACTGAGTCCTCCAGAACTGAGACCACAGGTCAGTTATTTGCAACAATGAACACTCGATGCACTGTGTCACAAACTCTCAGTTCTATACTGAATTCATGTCTACAAAGCTGGATGGATAAAAAGATGCATAAAGCTCTTGACCGCCTTCGGAAGCCTCCGAATGATTGTGCCAATCCGAGAAAGTGTTTTGTATCAAACACAAACCCATACCACTCTGCTTGGCAGACTGATGCTCTAACCAACTGCGCCACTCAGCAACCTTCCTTGGCCGGAAAATTTACTCATTTCCTATGCTTTATGACCCAAAAAGTGGACGGACATCTTCCGGTAGCAATATATATGGAACTCATAATAGACAACTTTATTGATAACTATTACACCGGCAGTTCCTTGTGTCATAGGAGATCATcaagtgtaataattatgtgcacaattattccgctGCGAGGTGGTAGAGTAGTGCAGTGGTTAGCATGTCGGTCTACAAAATATCGGTGTTCCCTTCCCATGGGACACATTTTTCCATAATGCTCTAAGCATTAAAGTGACAGACGAACAGACATGTCTTTCGTTATAATAAATATTGCCAACGGTACGCCTCccgatctctcatggcgcactaGTTGGTCAAGTTTGCTCGCAACAAACTCACCTCGAATTCAAAGAATTTGTCCTCCAGTGTTTTCTCACCAGGATTGTTACCAGCTCCATCAAATAGAGCTTTGTATTCCTGCAATAATAATACACTCACTACTAGAAAAAATACTAAGAGTTCATGATATcagttacaatatttaatttattatatttaaaaaattttcaactaaTAATTTTGGCTAATTGACCAGCAAGGTTGTGTATTCTGAGTTTTAGTTGCTTATAACAATTACTAACCATCAAGCCATTGCTACGCATGTGTTCGTTGTACCGCATTTGTAGTGAATATGTCACAGCATTGGTAGTATATATGTACTACCATCAATGTGTTAGTTTTAACTTAGCAGTAACTGGACCCGCATATTACATTAAGAACATATAAGAGCATGCACCGTTACAATCATCGGTTTCATTAGGTAAAAAATCTACTTTTAGCAGTGACAaacaaaaaatcacaatcaGGACTAATTCGAATGTTCTTTTTCACAAAAGACAATCTTCTGTGAAGTTATAATTTTCTCCTCTTGTCTTTTTAGAAGTTTCAAACTTCTGCTAAAAAATTAATCAACTCCGAACTTTAATTACTCGACAATTTCATATCTGACATGTGTAATAACTCAAAATAAGTAATTGCCTTCTCATGCTTGATATAGGCCACATTTATTTATGCTTAATATTGAAAAATCAGCATTAGTGGACACTAGTGCCGAGATAAGACATAGATAAGACAACTCCACTACCGAGACCAGTTTTTCTCATTGTACGACTGATTAGGATAAGACAACTTACAGCATAATATTCAGCCACAGCTCTCACTTGCTCATAATCATCTGCCCGGCTGAGAGAGGCGAGTCCATCTGGATACAGCCTACCGCAGGTTGGATACAGCTTGAACCTGTCATCTTTCGTCAGCTCCGTGTCAAATGAGTTTATTGTTATTATGAAGGCCCTTCTGTCTGCTTCAAACTACAATGGACAAGAAAAACCTTTGCCACACACAGTCATAGCCCTGCATTTACCATGCTTTGATGTAGTATGATGGGTTTGATCTAGATCTATACAGTGCTGATGTAGCAAGTATTTAATAGAAGAACTATGTTTCGTATACTACTAAGCAACTTGGGAAAATCCTAAAATCATTTGGGAAATCCTAAAATCTTCAGTTGTGCATCCGCTGGACAAAACTGACAAGCCAGATAGAAGCTAATGAATTTAATGTTGACTAAGTTGGCATGGGAATCAAATGAGCATGCTGTTTATGATAACAGACCGTGCTGGCAGGTGGCAGGCCATGCTGACAGGCGATGTTGGCAGGGCATGCTGACAGGTTGACAACTAGCTATACCACAATGACAAGGCAACCGTGTCATGTGGTCATGTTAATAAACTGACAATGCTGACAGATAACTCTTCTGACATACTGAACCAGATGATGACTAGACATTCCAACAGTCTAGCAATAATGACAATTATGCAGCAATAGAAACTGCGTAAAAACTCACTGCGAGGGCCTCACACATGACCTCTGCTGTAGTTCCACCCAGTGATTGACAGAAATTGTAGAAATCATCAAGATATGCCTACAACATGAATTACAGTAAAAGATCTTCACCTACCACTGACAATGATATCTCAAATAGCTCTCAACAATGTACGATTCTCTCAATTGGATGTAGCTACCTTGTAGAGAGTGTTTCGAATTATCTCTATGTTCATCTCATCCAGATCTTGCTCGGAGATACAATCAATGAAGTAGGGAGCTACAAGCAACACATCCTACAGTTTCATGTTATCAATAAATGTGGATATGCGTGAACATACTATATGTATCAAATAACACAAAAGGTAGTATATGTTTTGATAGCatcattacaaaaaataaacacaataaaaagaaaaatgcctACAAATTTAGAACCTAGTTACGGGTTGATGTTAAAGGCATCTTTTCAGCACCCGATAGATACTTCATCATAACTTAAATAGCTAATGTCAGCAGAATAGCCAGCCAAAAGCAAACTAGCAGCATCATGGTCATGGTGCGGAACAAAATGAACTTACCGAGAGGAGTGTCTACAAGCACAGCATTGTACAGCTCACTAGGCGTGGAGGCAACGTGTATGGCCTCCATCTGCTCAAAGCTGCCTAGAGGATGGCATTTGGGAAGAAGTTCAGATAGCGGTCGCTGATGCATTGTACCGGTTACCAGCAGTACGATATTGTCAATCATATAGCTGTAACTGCAACAAACCATGCGTTCAATTTTAGGATGTACTTTTGatgttgaaataaaaattgttctttAAAACCAACGATTTGCACACGGTTCATATAACTGGCCTCAAAAATTCTGGATAATCTTAACAAACAGCGAAATAAATTAATACTTACGTAATATAATCAAGGAATTTTGAAAGTGGTGGCAGCGATTGATTTCTCAAGTGTTCAAACTCGGCAACCAACTTTTCTTTCAGTCTGTCATCAATGGTGGATACTGCCAAGGGACTCGGCTCATTTGCCAAAAAGTTGCCATAATCTGTGCTCTGCAAGCTCAACTTAAGATCTAAAGACAAAGGTTAGAAATTATCCAATCATCACACCAAAATTAGAATGCCGTCAATTCACTTAGACATGATTTTAAACCTGTAATAGTTGtcaaataataatactaataatagatTAGCTACTAACTGTTATTGCAGACTAGACCTTCAAACCCCTTTATGATGTCAAAAATAGCACTGCTgagtaaaatttacatacacatattttatttcgttcggttattattaaataattatgCATAAAACTTGTCCACAAACTACGTTTACAAGTTAGATGCTATGAATCACTACTTACTCAAAGTAAAAAGCATGTACATACGGTTGTTTTTGGAAACTTTAAAACCTTGTTGCAAAGCGCACACTAAACTATAGCCTTATGCCATTTAGCTAACAAATATATTTACCATAAATTAAACTCAACCCTACCCGAAGACCATTTTCGGAATTATTAAAAGGCAGCCAAGAGTTTTGTTTTTAGGTACGAAATATAGACTGAAACGTACAAAGCTGCCTTACCTTCTAATGTTTGACATTCAATAAGATTTTGGTAGTCGCTATCCCTCAAAATTCCAGACTTGAAGCCCCTGACTAAGCCTTCAAGGTAGCCGTGGTCGATGTTAAAATATGCATCACCCATTACGATCAAGTGAactcacaaaaaataaaaatctataCACAGTGATCAGCAGGATATCACATGATATGTGTCCGTCGTTTCATCATCGATCCTTCGGTATAGCACTATCAGTTCCATTATATTTTATACGTTGTTCGAGCAGAGTCTATTTTACCGAGTCTCTAAAGGGACCAATAAAGATTTACATATAAACCAATAAACAAAGATCTTACAAAATTTTTGTTTCCTGTTTACATTGGAGATCCTTGACATTTTGTAAAACTGAGCAGTGATTTGTACAAATTCCGCGCTCAGTTTCACTCAACATGATGTCTGTGTGACCATAAAATGTGTAAAATAAATAAGTGAGATTCTTTTTCGAAAAATCAAAGTATCTAATTTTTTTGGACAGCTATATgcgaaaacttgaaaaaaagtaTATTCTTCATTAGTATCTTCAAAATTCGACTCTATAATCAGCGGTTGAGgggcttttctttttttcaaaattgtttgACAGCAGTAAGCTTGTtattaaactattttaaaaagttgcattttattttttactttcaaaaAGTACAATGAATAAAGCTACTTCTAACAAAAAAGCTGTGCCATTAGCTGGaagcaaaaaaggaaaaaagaaagTTAAGCCTAAAGTCTCAGAAGCTTCTGGCAGAGCACAGCTAGATTCACCAAATTTAAGCGCTAATTCACAAGCTATTAATGAAAACACACAGAGTGTTAGCAACAGACAACTGCAATTAAACACAAATGATGAAGCTAAAGATTTGACCAAGTCTTTGAACGACGCATCATCAGATTATCCGAATCAAACTCCTTCAATCGATGATGCTGCTGACAGTAATTGTAAGTGACTGTTAACAAAACAATAAAGCAAATGTAGTTTTATGAATTTTAGTCAAAAAACGCATCAGATAAGCCAAAATGAGAATTACATTAAAATAAGGTTAGTTTACCGATGTGTTTTATGTGAAAAATATTTGCCTAAAAGTGTTTTTCATTATCTAAACCACACAGTTTTTTCTATATCAATTAGTGTGTTGCtagctaatttttaaatttatcactATGATGTCATCTTTAAAACTGATTGGGTTTTTTATTAAGATTATAAGCTACAGCAAGAGCTGAAGCCTGTGGAGACGATTAGCCTTTCACTACTTGCTAGAAGATGCATTTCTGTCTACAAGAACGTGCGTCCAGAGCAAATGTAAGTTGGtttgatatatataattactGACAATTTAGCTTCTGTAGATACACAAGATTAGCATTAGTTTTGTGTAAACTACAATTTTGTTCTTATACTTCTACTCTTCTTTGCAGCCTTTAGCATCAAGGCATAATGGAGTCAAAACATCAGTAGACCAagttttacattttgttttattgtttgcatACGTATTTTAGCTGAATTTGTAATTCTAAACAAGTTTTAGCAGAAAAgaaaaacgtttttaaaaaattattaatgaaaaataGATATTTTGTGATCAATTAAGTCATATTAAAAATGCTCACACGTAGGTAAGTAAAACAATGATTGCCAAAAGTTAAAAATCTATCATCATAAAATTTTTATCATACTTTGAATGGCTGTCATTTAAGCAATGAGATAACCAACTTGACTTTTTGTTTGAAACATCAAAGTATTCTGGTAATACCTAACTTAAAGCTGTAATGTCATTATGTTACTAGAATGGAAATGCTCAATGAAGTAACTCATGTGAGATTGGATCGCGAGAACATCAAAAGGATAGATGGTTTAGAGCTGCTAGGCCAATGTGTTCGAAATCTTTATCTACAGCATGTGAGtcatttttgctattttaaGTTAAATCGACAGTGGGCTGTAATCGAGTCAAACATTGTCAGGCCCTAAAAATGGTTCTTATTCTTTCTTTACAATTTGCTCATGAGGTTGAAATCTAACTAGCAGTCAGGCAGTAATATTACAGATGTCACTTATTAAGTGGTCACACAATTGTTTTTCacggttttgtcacagcagatGTCAAGTCAACATCACACATGATTTTCTCAAATTGTTTTGTTCCACAAATATGTCACTTACAGTATCTGAGCTACACAATCGTATAGCATAGTAATATCACACAACTGTATCATGCACTCATGTCATATTGTCATGACTTACAATCATGTCATTTGGTCAAGTCTTGCACTCGTGTTACACAGCCGAGTCACTCACATCATGTGATCATATCGTGCTTTTATACCATGTAGTCGTGTCATATATTTGTGTTATAAGGTCATGAAACTCCTTTAAATCAAGCAGTTGTACCACTCATTTCATCACATAGTTATGTAATGTAGTCGTGTCACGCATCATATCATGCAGCAGGTCACGCTCTTGCACCCTTAGCTTTACCACTAATTTGTCTGATGCAATGGTGCCGCTCAATATCACATACTAAGTGTTGGATATTTTAGAATGAAATCGATGAGATAGCTGGCTTGGAAACTTTAACACAATTAAGATTTCTTACTCTGAGTCACAACAAGATCAAAGAAATATGCAACCTCAAGAACACAAAGCTGGGTTTCCTTGACCTTTCTCATAATTCCATAGATCATCTTGATGTAGGTAAGAAAAGGTTTTACAAACATTCAATACCGTCTTTGTGTAAATCTGGCTGTTTAGTAAGTTACCCTCACGTATATCACTTCATACTAAAGCCAAACATTGGAGGCAGAATATCATGCAGTAAAGGTTGCAGTTGTCTATCCTTACATGCTATATAGCATCAAAGCATAGAGTATTTGCTGCTACAACCTTTACCAAACATGACAATGCTGAAACAAGTATTGATGAATATTATGGTTAACTGGTCAAGCTATTTGCCAATGGCTGCTGTTTTATTGTAATCTATCCATGTACCTGTGAAAATCAATGTATGTTTTACTAAATATcaatgaaaacattttattatgtaaattaaaaattgtcTTCAAATTTGTAAATGCATTTTACCAAAATATCAaatcaaaaacaaattttttttattatttaaagaaGCAATCTGAAGAGCAATTACATGATTGTTGTAATAACAACCAGTTGTAAACTGAAAATATATTCTTACGTATAAATGTATTGTATTAGGCTATGCTTGTATTTACCGATAGGTAGATGTAattataaaaactactaattaTAACTGTCATACAATGACAACTATACTACACACCTGTCAGGTATTGCCTGCTAGTCTGTCTTTATCACCCTGACACAAAACATTACCGATATTCTGCGCATGGTATATGATTTATTATTTAACAGATGAGCTGCCTGCTTCCTTGGTCATTCTTAACTTGGAAGGAAACCCGTGTCAGCTTCAAAGTGGCTATAGAGGCAGCATTTTGAAGCGCTGCCATAAACTTTCTCAACTAGACGATGAGCTTCTTACAGTTGAGGAACGACGAGCGGCTGATCATGAAGTCTCCAGCGAATCAGAAGAAGATGAACAGAATTCTGCTGAGATGACTAAACCGTACAACTATAACAAGCCATTCGATGCAGAGATCATAGGTATGCACCAGGGCTGCGCTTGCGGGTGGCTAACAGAATTGAGAGTGGACATATGTCATAGAGCCAAGGCTATAAGGAGtataacaaatacatgtttaaAACCTATAGGCACTAAACAATATTACACATTTACCATAGACATAGGGAACAGATAGTAAACTTGTCTTTTAAAAGTAAGAGGTCTATT
Above is a window of Watersipora subatra chromosome 3, tzWatSuba1.1, whole genome shotgun sequence DNA encoding:
- the LOC137392028 gene encoding leucine-rich repeat-containing protein 46-like, which encodes MNKATSNKKAVPLAGSKKGKKKVKPKVSEASGRAQLDSPNLSANSQAINENTQSVSNRQLQLNTNDEAKDLTKSLNDASSDYPNQTPSIDDAADSNYYKLQQELKPVETISLSLLARRCISVYKNVRPEQIMEMLNEVTHVRLDRENIKRIDGLELLGQCVRNLYLQHNEIDEIAGLETLTQLRFLTLSHNKIKEICNLKNTKLGFLDLSHNSIDHLDVDELPASLVILNLEGNPCQLQSGYRGSILKRCHKLSQLDDELLTVEERRAADHEVSSESEEDEQNSAEMTKPYNYNKPFDAEIIGVFDDLSSDLFLRCQSRIQNVFDEHKARVLSLERIKAESSLVMEEGAASNPASRISSRLDSPDTTDSSRPDTGSINLESQGFLDNGLSDNPIKPTLRSHPSTHPFLSAENFDSVGVAASDNPVDRAAIRRGQPIESGEYFASNLE
- the LOC137392029 gene encoding V-type proton ATPase subunit d 1-like → MGDAYFNIDHGYLEGLVRGFKSGILRDSDYQNLIECQTLEDLKLSLQSTDYGNFLANEPSPLAVSTIDDRLKEKLVAEFEHLRNQSLPPLSKFLDYITYSYMIDNIVLLVTGTMHQRPLSELLPKCHPLGSFEQMEAIHVASTPSELYNAVLVDTPLAPYFIDCISEQDLDEMNIEIIRNTLYKAYLDDFYNFCQSLGGTTAEVMCEALAFEADRRAFIITINSFDTELTKDDRFKLYPTCGRLYPDGLASLSRADDYEQVRAVAEYYAEYKALFDGAGNNPGEKTLEDKFFEFEVKMMMDSFMRQFQFGVFYAYVKLKEQEIRNVVWISECVAQRHRAKIDSYIRIMP